A region of the Pseudomonas sp. J452 genome:
CGGCCGCCCGCTGGAAACCCTGCTGGCCACCTGGGGCATCAGCCTGATCCTGATCCAGCTGGTGCGGGTGATCTTCGGCGCGCAGAACGTCGAGGTGGCCAACCCCGAGTGGCTGTCCGGCGGCATCCAGGTGCTGCCCAACCTGGTGCTGCCCTACAGCCGCATCGTCATCATCGGCTTCGCCCTGTTCGTCGTGCTGCTCACCTGGCTGCTGCTGAACAAGACCCGCCTGGGCCTCAACGTGCGCGCCGTCACCCAGAACCGCAACATGGCTGCCTGCTGTGGCGTGCCCACAGGGCGGGTGGACATGCTCGCCTTCGGCCTCGGTTCGGGCATCGCCGGCCTCGGCGGCGTGGCCCTCAGCCAGATCGGCAACGTCGGTCCGGATCTGGGCCAGAGCTACATCATCGACTCGTTCCTGGTGGTGGTGCTCGGCGGCGTCGGCCAACTGGCCGGAAGCGTGCTGGCGGCCTTCGGCCTGGGCGTGGCGAACAAGATCCTCGAACCGCAGATCGGCGCCGTGCTGGGCAAAATCCTCATCCTCGCGCTGATCATTCTGTTTATCCAGAAACGACCCCAAGGTCTTTTTGCACTGAAAGGACGGGTGATCGACTAATGACTCAAGCACTCAATCAAACGTTGCTGGCACGCGCCACGGCGAAACTCGGACCGCAGGCCACGCTGGCCCTCGGCGGCCTGATCCTGCTCCTGCTGCTGGCCATGCCGCTGCTGCACCTGCTGCCAGCCGACCATGCCCTGCATGTCTCGGCCTACAGCCTGACCCTGGTCGGCAAGATCCTCTGCTACTGCGTGGTCGCCCTGGCCCTGGACCTGGTCTGGGGCTATGCCGGCCTGCTCTCACTCGGCCACGGCCTGTTCTTTGCCCTCGGCGGCTACGCCATGGGCATGTACCTGATGCGCGAAAGCGCCGGTGATGGCCTGCCCGCGTTCATGGTGTTCCTCTCCTGGACCGAGCTGCCGTGGTACTGGTACGGCACCTCCAGCTTCCTCTGGGCGCTGTGCCTGGTGGTGCTGGCGCCGGGTCTGCTGGCCCTGGTGTTCGGCTTCTTCGCCTTCCGCTCGCGGATCAAGGGCGTGTATTTCTCGATCATGACCCAGGCCCTGACCTTCGCCGGCATGCTGCTGTTCTTCCGCAACGAGACCGGTTTCGGCGGCAACAACGGCTTCACCAACTTCCGCAGCATGCTCGGCTTCGACATCACCGCACCGAGCACCCGCGCCGTGCTGTTCCTGTGCACCGTGGCGCTGCTGGTCGGCAGCCTGCTGCTGGGCTTCAAGCTGGCGCGCAGCAAATTCGGCCGGGTCCTCACCGCCCTGCGTGATGCGGAGAACCGCCTGATGTTCTGCGGCTACGACCCGCGCGGCTACAAGCTGTTTATCTGGGTGCTGTCCGCCGTGCTGTGCGGCCTGGCCGGTGCGCTGTACGTGCCGCAGGTGGGCATCATCAACCCCAGCGAGATGTCGCCGACCAACTCCATCGAGGCCGCCGTATGGGTGGCCCTCGGCGGTCGCGGCACGCTGATCGGCCCGCTGCTCGGCGCCGGTCTGGTCAACGGCATGAAGAGCTGGTTCACCGTGGCCTTCCCCGAATACTGGCTGTTCGCCCTGGGCTTCCTGTTCATTATCGTCACGCTGTTCCTGCCGAAAGGCGTGATCGGCCTGCTCCGCAGGAAATCATCATGAACGCTACTGCGCATTCCATCTGCGGCGTTGCGCGGTGCTCACTCCTCGCCGTACACACTCGTACTGTCTCGTCGCTGCGCTCCGTGCGCCTTGCAGCTGAAATTGCTCGCGACGCGTTCCTGACGATTTCCACAGGAGAGCAATGATGCGCGCCACTCCGGTACCCGAATTCATGCTCGAACCCGCGTTCGACCCGGCCGGCACCGGCCGTGATGCCGTCGGCCTCGGCAGTGCCGCCGGCAAAGGCCTGGATGTGCGCCACGGCACCATCCTCACCCTGGAAGGCATCAACGTCAGCTTCGACGGTTTCAAGGCGCTGACCGACCTCAACCTGTACATCGGCGTCGGCGAACTGCGCTGCATCATCGGCCCCAACGGCGCCGGCAAGACCACCATGATGGACGTGATCACCGGCAAGACCCGCCCCGACAACGGCCACGCCTACTTCGGCGAAACCCTCGACCTGAGGCAGATGAGCGAAGTCGAGATCGCCCAGTCCGGCATCGGTCGCAAGTTCCAGAAACCCACGGTGTTCGAAGCCCTCAGCGTGTTCGAGAACCTCGAACTGGCGCTGAAGACCAACAAGTCGGTGTGGTCCAGCCTGCGCGCCAAACTCTCTGGCGCACAGAAAGAGCGGATCGACGAAGTGCTCGCCACCATCAAACTGGAAAGCGCGCGCCAGCGCCCGGCCGG
Encoded here:
- the urtC gene encoding urea ABC transporter permease subunit UrtC; the protein is MTQALNQTLLARATAKLGPQATLALGGLILLLLLAMPLLHLLPADHALHVSAYSLTLVGKILCYCVVALALDLVWGYAGLLSLGHGLFFALGGYAMGMYLMRESAGDGLPAFMVFLSWTELPWYWYGTSSFLWALCLVVLAPGLLALVFGFFAFRSRIKGVYFSIMTQALTFAGMLLFFRNETGFGGNNGFTNFRSMLGFDITAPSTRAVLFLCTVALLVGSLLLGFKLARSKFGRVLTALRDAENRLMFCGYDPRGYKLFIWVLSAVLCGLAGALYVPQVGIINPSEMSPTNSIEAAVWVALGGRGTLIGPLLGAGLVNGMKSWFTVAFPEYWLFALGFLFIIVTLFLPKGVIGLLRRKSS
- the urtD gene encoding urea ABC transporter ATP-binding protein UrtD, translated to MRATPVPEFMLEPAFDPAGTGRDAVGLGSAAGKGLDVRHGTILTLEGINVSFDGFKALTDLNLYIGVGELRCIIGPNGAGKTTMMDVITGKTRPDNGHAYFGETLDLRQMSEVEIAQSGIGRKFQKPTVFEALSVFENLELALKTNKSVWSSLRAKLSGAQKERIDEVLATIKLESARQRPAGLLSHGQKQFLEIGMLLVQDPQLLLLDEPVAGMTDAETEFTAELFKSLARKHSLMVVEHDMGFVGSIADHVTVLHQGSVLAEGSLEQVQNDERVIEVYLGR